Proteins co-encoded in one Arachis hypogaea cultivar Tifrunner chromosome 13, arahy.Tifrunner.gnm2.J5K5, whole genome shotgun sequence genomic window:
- the LOC112735797 gene encoding uncharacterized protein: protein MVRTPHRCEKSGVRKGTWTPEEDTKLIAHLTRFGHPTNWRQLPRAAGLARCGKSCRLRWMNYLRPDVKRGNYTQEEDDTIVKLHNQFGNRWSMIASHLHGRSDNEIKNRWHSQLKKRFQHTSASNSNNHNALIESTEEDIVNNNHNNNATTNEYPYSNLHNTTSPASSQSDTYDNFSPLSDFFYTPAVDLAAPFGNNSVLAIDNDDHYANFLDNMVHSNIVPIGADYVWTQQDYSSPIYEVQLWGL, encoded by the exons ATGGTGAGAACCCCTCATCGATGTGAGAAAAGTGGAGTGAGGAAAGGAACATGGACACCTGAGGAAGATACCAAGTTGATTGCTCATCTCACTAGGTTTGGTCACCCCACCAATTGGCGCCAACTACCCAGAGCTGCAG gtcttgcaaggtgtggaaagaGCTGCAGATTAAGGTGGATGAATTATTTAAGGCCAGATGTCAAAAGAGGGAATTATACACAAGAAGAAGATGACACTATAGTCAAACTACACAATCAGTTTGGTAATAG ATGGTCCATGATTGCGTCTCACTTACATGGAAGATCAGACAACGAGATAAAGAATCGGTGGCACTCCCAACTTAAGAAGCGATTCCAACACACTTCAGCCTCCAATTCAAATAATCATAATGCCTTAATTGAATCAACAGAAGAAGACATAgtgaataataatcataataataatgccACTACAAATGAATACCCTTATAGTAATCTTCACAACACTACTTCTCCAGCTTCTTCTCAAAGCGATACATATGACAATTTTTCTCCATTGAGTGACTTTTTCTACACACCTGCGGTGGATCTTGCTGCACCATTTGGTAATAACTCGGTTTTGGCTATTGATAATGATGATCACTATGCTAATTTCCTGGATAATATGGTACACAGTAACATAGTGCCAATTGGTGCAGATTATGTTTGGACTCAACAGGATTATTCAAGTCCAATCTATGAGGTACAACTTTGGGGTCTATAG